From Amphiprion ocellaris isolate individual 3 ecotype Okinawa chromosome 10, ASM2253959v1, whole genome shotgun sequence, one genomic window encodes:
- the LOC111570233 gene encoding alpha-amylase-like isoform X2, with protein MKLVILVAVFGLSLTQHDPHFKYGRTSIVHLFEWRWADIAAECERFLGPNGFGGVQISPPNEHIVLNDPWRPWWQRYQPISYKLCSRSGSENELRDMISRCNKVGVNIYVDVVINHMCGAGGGEGTHSSCGSWFNASKKDFPSVPYSHLDFNNYKCRTASGNIENYGDKYQVRDCRLVSLLDLALEKDYVRSKVADYMNSLIDMGVAGFRVDATKHMWPGDLEAVYSRLHNLNTSWFPGDSRSFIFQEVIDLGGEAISSSEYFHLGRVTEFKYGAKLGTVFRKWDNEKLCYTNNWGEGWGFMPNGNALVFVDNHDNQRGHGAGGASILTFWDSRLHKMAVGYMLAHPYGVTRVMSSYRWNRNIVNGKDQNDWMGPPSHGNGSTKPVPINPDQTCGDGWVCEHRWRQIKNMVIFRNVVNGQPQSNWWDNQSNQVAFGRGNRGFIIFNNDDWDLDVTLSTGMPGGTYCDIISGQKEGNRCTGKQIQVGGDGRAHFRISNRDEDPFVAIHAESKL; from the exons atgaagttggtCATTCTGGTCGCTGTGTTTGGGCTCAGCCTCACCCAGCATGACCCCCACTTCAAATATGGAAGGACATCCATCGTCCATCTCTTTGAGTGGCGCTGGGCCGACATCGCTGCAGAGTGTGAACGCTTCTTGGGTCCCAATGGCTTTGGAGGTGTTCAG atctCTCCTCCAAATGAGCACATTGTGCTGAACGATCCCTGGAGACCCTGGTGGCAGAGATACCAACCAATCAGCTACAAGCTGTGTTCCAGATCTGGCAGTGAGAACGAGCTGAGGGACATGATCTCCAGATGCAACAAAGTTGGG GTCAACATCTATGTGGATGTTGTCATCAACCATATGTGTggagctggtggtggagagggaACCCACTCCTCATGTGGAAGCTGGTTCAATGCCAGCAAGAAAGATTTTCCCAGTGTCCCCTATTCCCACTTGGACTTCAACAACTACAAATGCAGGACCGCCAGTGGCAACATTGAGAACTATGGTGACAAATATCAG GTACGTGACTGTCGTCTGGTTAGTCTGTTGGACCTTGCCTTGGAGAAAGATTATGTTAGGAGCAAGGTGGCTGACTACATGAACAGCCTGATTGATATGGGTGTGGCTGGATTCAGAGTAGATGCCACCAAGCACATGTGGCCTGGTGACCTGGAGGCTGTCTACAGTCGTCTGCACAACCTTAATACCAGCTGGTTCCCTGGTGACTCCAGATCCTTCATCTTCCAGGAG GTTATTGATCTGGGAGGTGAGGCCATCTCGTCTAGCGAGTATTTCCATTTGGGAAGAGTGACTGAGTTCAAATATGGCGCCAAACTGGGAACTGTCTTCAGAAAATGGGACAATGAGAAGCTGTGCTACACCAA taACTGGGGAGAGGGATGGGGCTTCATGCCTAATGGCAATGCTCTGGTGTTTGTTGACAACCACGACAACCAGAGAGGTCATGGTGCTGGTGGTGCATCCATTCTTACCTTCTGGGACTCCAGACTCCACAAGATGGCTGTCGGCTACATGCTTGCTCACCCTTATGGAGTAACCAGGGTCATGTCTAGCTACCGATGGAACCGCAACATCGTGAATGGAAAA GATCAGAATGACTGGATGGGCCCTCCCAGCCATGGTAATGGATCCACCAAGCCTGTTCCCATCAACCCTGACCAGACATGTGGAGATGGATGGGTGTGTGAGCACAGATGGCGTCAGATCAA GAACATGGTCATTTTCCGTAATGTGGTCAATGGACAGCCTCAGTCCAACTGGTGGGACAACCAGAGCAACCAGGTTGCCTTTGGACGTGGTAATCGTGGTTTCATCATCTTTAACAATGATGATTG GGACCTGGATGTGACCCTCAGCACTGGCATGCCTGGTGGTACCTACTGTGACATCATTTCTGGCCAGAAGGAAGGAAACAGGTGCACTGGGAAGCAGATCCAAGTTGGTGGTGATGGCCGTGCCCACTTCAGGATCAGCAACAGAGATGAAGACCCCTTTGTTGCCATCCATGCTGAATCCAAGTTGTAA
- the LOC111570233 gene encoding alpha-amylase-like isoform X4 gives MKLVILVAVFGLSLTQHDPHFKYGRTSIVHLFEWRWADIAAECERFLGPNGFGGVQISPPNEHIVLNDPWRPWWQRYQPISYKLCSRSGSENELRDMISRCNKVGVRDCRLVSLLDLALEKDYVRSKVADYMNSLIDMGVAGFRVDATKHMWPGDLEAVYSRLHNLNTSWFPGDSRSFIFQEVIDLGGEAISSSEYFHLGRVTEFKYGAKLGTVFRKWDNEKLCYTNNWGEGWGFMPNGNALVFVDNHDNQRGHGAGGASILTFWDSRLHKMAVGYMLAHPYGVTRVMSSYRWNRNIVNGKDQNDWMGPPSHGNGSTKPVPINPDQTCGDGWVCEHRWRQIKNMVIFRNVVNGQPQSNWWDNQSNQVAFGRGNRGFIIFNNDDWDLDVTLSTGMPGGTYCDIISGQKEGNRCTGKQIQVGGDGRAHFRISNRDEDPFVAIHAESKL, from the exons atgaagttggtCATTCTGGTCGCTGTGTTTGGGCTCAGCCTCACCCAGCATGACCCCCACTTCAAATATGGAAGGACATCCATCGTCCATCTCTTTGAGTGGCGCTGGGCCGACATCGCTGCAGAGTGTGAACGCTTCTTGGGTCCCAATGGCTTTGGAGGTGTTCAG atctCTCCTCCAAATGAGCACATTGTGCTGAACGATCCCTGGAGACCCTGGTGGCAGAGATACCAACCAATCAGCTACAAGCTGTGTTCCAGATCTGGCAGTGAGAACGAGCTGAGGGACATGATCTCCAGATGCAACAAAGTTGGG GTACGTGACTGTCGTCTGGTTAGTCTGTTGGACCTTGCCTTGGAGAAAGATTATGTTAGGAGCAAGGTGGCTGACTACATGAACAGCCTGATTGATATGGGTGTGGCTGGATTCAGAGTAGATGCCACCAAGCACATGTGGCCTGGTGACCTGGAGGCTGTCTACAGTCGTCTGCACAACCTTAATACCAGCTGGTTCCCTGGTGACTCCAGATCCTTCATCTTCCAGGAG GTTATTGATCTGGGAGGTGAGGCCATCTCGTCTAGCGAGTATTTCCATTTGGGAAGAGTGACTGAGTTCAAATATGGCGCCAAACTGGGAACTGTCTTCAGAAAATGGGACAATGAGAAGCTGTGCTACACCAA taACTGGGGAGAGGGATGGGGCTTCATGCCTAATGGCAATGCTCTGGTGTTTGTTGACAACCACGACAACCAGAGAGGTCATGGTGCTGGTGGTGCATCCATTCTTACCTTCTGGGACTCCAGACTCCACAAGATGGCTGTCGGCTACATGCTTGCTCACCCTTATGGAGTAACCAGGGTCATGTCTAGCTACCGATGGAACCGCAACATCGTGAATGGAAAA GATCAGAATGACTGGATGGGCCCTCCCAGCCATGGTAATGGATCCACCAAGCCTGTTCCCATCAACCCTGACCAGACATGTGGAGATGGATGGGTGTGTGAGCACAGATGGCGTCAGATCAA GAACATGGTCATTTTCCGTAATGTGGTCAATGGACAGCCTCAGTCCAACTGGTGGGACAACCAGAGCAACCAGGTTGCCTTTGGACGTGGTAATCGTGGTTTCATCATCTTTAACAATGATGATTG GGACCTGGATGTGACCCTCAGCACTGGCATGCCTGGTGGTACCTACTGTGACATCATTTCTGGCCAGAAGGAAGGAAACAGGTGCACTGGGAAGCAGATCCAAGTTGGTGGTGATGGCCGTGCCCACTTCAGGATCAGCAACAGAGATGAAGACCCCTTTGTTGCCATCCATGCTGAATCCAAGTTGTAA
- the LOC111570233 gene encoding alpha-amylase-like isoform X1 — translation MKLVILVAVFGLSLTQHDPHFKYGRTSIVHLFEWRWADIAAECERFLGPNGFGGVQISPPNEHIVLNDPWRPWWQRYQPISYKLCSRSGSENELRDMISRCNKVGVNIYVDVVINHMCGAGGGEGTHSSCGSWFNASKKDFPSVPYSHLDFNNYKCRTASGNIENYGDKYQVRDCRLVSLLDLALEKDYVRSKVADYMNSLIDMGVAGFRVDATKHMWPGDLEAVYSRLHNLNTSWFPGDSRSFIFQEVIDLGGEAISSSEYFHLGRVTEFKYGAKLGTVFRKWDNEKLCYTKNWGEGWGFMPNGNALVFVDNHDNQRGHGAGGASIVTFWDSRLHKMAVGYMLAHPYGVTRVMSSYRWNRNIVNGKDQNDWMGPPSHGNGSTKPVPINPDQTCGDGWVCEHRWRQIKNMVIFRNVVNGQPQSNWWDNQSNQVAFGRGNRGFIIFNNDDWDLDVTLSTGMPGGTYCDVISGQKEGNRCTGKQIQVGGDGRAHFRISNRDEDPFVAIHAESKL, via the exons atgaagttggtCATTCTGGTCGCTGTGTTTGGGCTCAGCCTCACCCAGCATGACCCCCACTTCAAATATGGAAGGACATCCATCGTCCATCTCTTTGAGTGGCGCTGGGCCGACATCGCTGCAGAGTGTGAACGCTTCTTGGGTCCCAATGGCTTTGGAGGTGTTCAG atctCTCCTCCAAATGAGCACATTGTGCTGAACGATCCCTGGAGACCCTGGTGGCAGAGATACCAACCAATCAGCTACAAGCTGTGTTCCAGATCTGGCAGTGAGAACGAGCTGAGGGACATGATCTCCAGATGCAACAAAGTTGGG GTCAACATCTATGTGGATGTTGTCATCAACCATATGTGTggagctggtggtggagagggaACCCACTCCTCATGTGGAAGCTGGTTCAATGCCAGCAAGAAAGATTTTCCCAGTGTCCCCTATTCCCACTTGGACTTCAACAACTACAAATGCAGGACCGCCAGTGGCAACATTGAGAACTATGGTGACAAATATCAG GTACGTGACTGTCGTCTGGTTAGTCTGTTGGACCTTGCCTTGGAGAAAGATTATGTTAGGAGCAAGGTGGCTGACTACATGAACAGCCTGATTGATATGGGTGTGGCTGGATTCAGAGTAGATGCCACCAAGCACATGTGGCCTGGTGACCTGGAGGCTGTCTACAGTCGTCTGCACAACCTTAATACCAGCTGGTTCCCTGGTGACTCCAGATCCTTCATCTTCCAGGAG GTTATTGATCTGGGAGGTGAGGCCATCTCGTCTAGTGAGTATTTCCATTTAGGAAGAGTGACTGAGTTCAAATATGGTGCCAAACTGGGAACTGTCTTCAGAAAATGGGACAATGAGAAGCTGTGCTACACCAA GAACTGGGGAGAGGGATGGGGCTTCATGCCTAATGGCAATGCTCTGGTGTTTGTTGACAACCACGACAACCAGAGAGGTCATGGTGCTGGTGGTGCATCCATTGTTACCTTCTGGGACTCCAGACTCCACAAGATGGCTGTCGGCTACATGCTTGCTCACCCTTATGGAGTAACCAGGGTCATGTCTAGCTACCGATGGAACCGCAACATCGTGAATGGAAAA GATCAGAATGACTGGATGGGCCCTCCCAGCCATGGTAATGGATCCACCAAGCCTGTTCCCATCAACCCTGACCAGACATGTGGAGATGGATGGGTGTGTGAGCACAGATGGCGTCAGATCAA GAACATGGTCATTTTCCGTAATGTGGTCAATGGACAGCCTCAGTCCAACTGGTGGGACAACCAGAGCAACCAGGTTGCCTTTGGACGTGGTAATCGTGGTTTCATCATCTTTAACAATGATGATTG GGACCTGGATGTGACCCTCAGCACTGGCATGCCTGGTGGTACCTACTGTGACGTCATTTCTGGCCAGAAGGAAGGAAACAGGTGCACTGGGAAGCAGATCCAAGTTGGTGGTGATGGCCGTGCCCACTTCAGGATCAGCAACAGAGATGAAGACCCCTTTGTTGCTATACATGCTGAATCCAAGTTGTAA
- the LOC111570233 gene encoding alpha-amylase-like isoform X3 yields the protein MMHKKFAHRLLLQISPPNEHIVLNDPWRPWWQRYQPISYKLCSRSGSENELRDMISRCNKVGVNIYVDVVINHMCGAGGGEGTHSSCGSWFNASKKDFPSVPYSHLDFNNYKCRTASGNIENYGDKYQVRDCRLVSLLDLALEKDYVRSKVADYMNSLIDMGVAGFRVDATKHMWPGDLEAVYSRLHNLNTSWFPGDSRSFIFQEVIDLGGEAISSSEYFHLGRVTEFKYGAKLGTVFRKWDNEKLCYTNNWGEGWGFMPNGNALVFVDNHDNQRGHGAGGASILTFWDSRLHKMAVGYMLAHPYGVTRVMSSYRWNRNIVNGKDQNDWMGPPSHGNGSTKPVPINPDQTCGDGWVCEHRWRQIKNMVIFRNVVNGQPQSNWWDNQSNQVAFGRGNRGFIIFNNDDWDLDVTLSTGMPGGTYCDIISGQKEGNRCTGKQIQVGGDGRAHFRISNRDEDPFVAIHAESKL from the exons ATGATGCACAAGAAGTTTGCACACAGATTGCTACTACAG atctCTCCTCCAAATGAGCACATTGTGCTGAACGATCCCTGGAGACCCTGGTGGCAGAGATACCAACCAATCAGCTACAAGCTGTGTTCCAGATCTGGCAGTGAGAACGAGCTGAGGGACATGATCTCCAGATGCAACAAAGTTGGG GTCAACATCTATGTGGATGTTGTCATCAACCATATGTGTggagctggtggtggagagggaACCCACTCCTCATGTGGAAGCTGGTTCAATGCCAGCAAGAAAGATTTTCCCAGTGTCCCCTATTCCCACTTGGACTTCAACAACTACAAATGCAGGACCGCCAGTGGCAACATTGAGAACTATGGTGACAAATATCAG GTACGTGACTGTCGTCTGGTTAGTCTGTTGGACCTTGCCTTGGAGAAAGATTATGTTAGGAGCAAGGTGGCTGACTACATGAACAGCCTGATTGATATGGGTGTGGCTGGATTCAGAGTAGATGCCACCAAGCACATGTGGCCTGGTGACCTGGAGGCTGTCTACAGTCGTCTGCACAACCTTAATACCAGCTGGTTCCCTGGTGACTCCAGATCCTTCATCTTCCAGGAG GTTATTGATCTGGGAGGTGAGGCCATCTCGTCTAGCGAGTATTTCCATTTGGGAAGAGTGACTGAGTTCAAATATGGCGCCAAACTGGGAACTGTCTTCAGAAAATGGGACAATGAGAAGCTGTGCTACACCAA taACTGGGGAGAGGGATGGGGCTTCATGCCTAATGGCAATGCTCTGGTGTTTGTTGACAACCACGACAACCAGAGAGGTCATGGTGCTGGTGGTGCATCCATTCTTACCTTCTGGGACTCCAGACTCCACAAGATGGCTGTCGGCTACATGCTTGCTCACCCTTATGGAGTAACCAGGGTCATGTCTAGCTACCGATGGAACCGCAACATCGTGAATGGAAAA GATCAGAATGACTGGATGGGCCCTCCCAGCCATGGTAATGGATCCACCAAGCCTGTTCCCATCAACCCTGACCAGACATGTGGAGATGGATGGGTGTGTGAGCACAGATGGCGTCAGATCAA GAACATGGTCATTTTCCGTAATGTGGTCAATGGACAGCCTCAGTCCAACTGGTGGGACAACCAGAGCAACCAGGTTGCCTTTGGACGTGGTAATCGTGGTTTCATCATCTTTAACAATGATGATTG GGACCTGGATGTGACCCTCAGCACTGGCATGCCTGGTGGTACCTACTGTGACATCATTTCTGGCCAGAAGGAAGGAAACAGGTGCACTGGGAAGCAGATCCAAGTTGGTGGTGATGGCCGTGCCCACTTCAGGATCAGCAACAGAGATGAAGACCCCTTTGTTGCCATCCATGCTGAATCCAAGTTGTAA